The following are encoded in a window of Impatiens glandulifera chromosome 5, dImpGla2.1, whole genome shotgun sequence genomic DNA:
- the LOC124937502 gene encoding MLO-like protein 4, whose amino-acid sequence MESNVIRQGRSLEETPTWSVASVTTVMVFVCLLVERSIYRFGKWLKQTRRKALFASLEKIKEELMLLGLISLFLGQSATWISEICVNSSLFRSQFYQCSEEDYSINENIFMERTSTFLNESDIPPEGLGYSPSHGCGEGREPFVSYEGLEQLHRFLFVLGITHVLYSCIVVGLSMTKIYSWRKWENQASLALDANLQARVNKVMRRQSTFVLHHASHPWSKSRILNWMLCFLRQFKSSIKKSDYLALRRGFITKHQLHISYNFHRYMVRSMEDEFYVMVGISWPLWGYVIVCIFVNIHGLNIYFWLSFIPVVLVMLVGTKLQHVVSLLALGIKEPSGTQIKPRDDLFWFGKPEILLRLIQFISFQNAFEMATFIWSIWGFPQRACFMKNHAMIIVRLVSGVIVQFWCSYSTVPLNVLVTQMGSKCKKAVIAESVRESLHSWCKRVKERSRLLHSITTRSTCSLDYTVDERDHDHDEIITVGSGTLSRSSSTGNGVVDDKNLTENHQQQLQLEFLETTEPTPHSSLDVLQSDETSNMNVEDDNKVPHTHIDFFK is encoded by the exons ATGGAGAGTAATGTCATCAGGCAAGGGAGATCCCTGGAGGAAACGCCGACGTGGTCTGTTGCGTCAGTTACCACGGTTATGGTTTTCGTCTGCTTGCTTGTCGAAAGATCCATTTACCGATTTGGCAAG TGGTTGAAGCAGACCAGGAGGAAAGCTCTGTTTGCTTCATTGGAGAAGATTAAGGAAG AGTTGATGCTGCTTGGGCTTATATCATTGTTTTTGGGGCAATCGGCAACATGGATTTCTGAGATATGCGTGAACTCGTCTCTTTTCAGAAGTCAATTTTATCAGTGTTCGGAAGAGGATTATAGTATCAATGAGAATATTTTCATGGAAAGAACTTCTACATTTCTTAATGAGAGTGACATTCCTCCAGAAGGGCTTGGGTATTCACCATCTCATGGATGTGGCGAG GGTCGTGAACCATTCGTTTCTTATGAAGGTCTTGAGCAACTTCATCGGTTCTTATTTGTTCTTGGTATCACTCATGTCTTGTATAGTTGCATTGTTGTTGGTTTATCTATGACTAAG ATTTACAGCTGGAGGAAATGGGAAAATCAAGCAAGCCTGGCGCTTGATGCAAACTTGCAAG CAAGAGTCAACAAGGTGATGAGGCGGCAATCCACATTTGTATTACATCATGCGTCTCATCCATGGAGCAAGAGCCGAATTTTAAATTGGATG CTTTGCTTCCTACGACAGTTTAAGAGTTCGATAAAGAAATCAGATTACTTGGCCCTTCGTAGGGGGTTCATCACT AAACATCAACTCCACATATCTTACAATTTCCATAGATATATGGTCAGAAGCATGGAAGATGAATTCTATGTAATGGTGGGAATCAG CTGGCCACTATGGGGTTACGTCATAGTCTGCATCTTTGTGAACATTCATG GCCTGAATATTTACTTCTGGCTTTCTTTCATCCCTGTAGTT CTTGTGATGTTGGTTGGAACAAAACTTCAACATGTTGTTTCATTGTTGGCTCTTGGAATAAAGGAGCCAAGTGGAACTCAAATCAAGCCGCGTGATGATCTCTTCTGGTTTGGGAAACCTGAAATTTTGTTAAGGCTGATTCAATTCATATCATTCCAG AATGCTTTTGAGATGGCAACATTCATATGGTCAATT TGGGGATTTCCACAAAGAGCGTGCTTCATGAAGAATCATGCAATGATCATAGTTCGATTAGTTAGTGG AGTGATAGTCCAATTTTGGTGCAGTTACAGCACAGTACCTCTGAATGTACTTGTTACACAG ATGGGTTCAAAATGCAAGAAAGCTGTAATTGCAGAGAGTGTAAGAGAATCTCTACACAGCTGGTGCAAGAGAGTGAAGGAGAGGTCAAGGCTGCTGCACTCTATCACCACAAGATCCACTTGTTCCCTAGACTATACAGTCGATGAAAGGGATCATGATCACGACGAGATCATAACCGTCGGTTCTGGCACTCTATCAAGGTCCTCGTCTACGGGGAACGGCGTAGTTGACGATAAGAACTTAACCgaaaatcatcaacaacaacTGCAGCTTGAGTTTCTTGAGACAACCGAACCAACTCCTCATAGTTCACTTGATGTTCTTCAATCTGATGAAACTAGTAACATGAATGTAGAAGATGACAATAAGGTCCCTCACACTCATATTGATTTTTTCAAATGA
- the LOC124937440 gene encoding serine/threonine-protein kinase SRK2A-like, with protein sequence MDKYEVVKDIGSGNFGVARLMRNKETKELVAMKYIERGQKIDENVAREIINHRSLRHPNIIRFKEVVVTPTHLGIVMEYAAGGELFERICNAGRFSEDEARYFFQQLISGVSYCHNMQICHRDLKLENTLLDGSPAPRLKICDFGYSKSSLLHSRPKSTVGTPAYIAPEVLSRREYDGKLADVWSCGVTLYVMLVGAYPFEDQEDPKNFRKTIQRIMGVQYKIPDYVHISQDCKHLLSRIFVASPMRRLSIKDIKSHPWFLKNLPRELTEAAQGLYYKRENPTFSIQSVEDIMKIVEEAKTPPPVARPIGGFGWGEEEDDEEDIEEEEVDDDDDEYEKRVKEAHASGEFTIN encoded by the exons ATGGATAAGTACGAGGTTGTGAAGGATATAGGATCTGGGAATTTCGGTGTGGCCAGACTTATGAGGAACAAGGAAACTAAAGAGCTTGTTGCCATGAAATACATCGAACGTGGCCAGAag ATTGATGAGAATGTGGCAAGGGAGATTATAAATCATAGGTCACTCAGGCATCCTAACATTATCAGATTCAAAGAG gttgtTGTAACTCCAACCCATCTGGGAATTGTTATGGAATATGCTGCCGGTGGTGAATTATTTGAACGTATTTGTAACGCAGGAAGATTCAGTGAAGATGAG GCTAGGTATTTCTTCCAGCAGCTTATCTCAGGTGTCAGCTACTGTCATAACAtg CAAATTTGCCACAGAGATTTGAAGCTTGAGAACACTCTATTAGATGGAAGCCCAGCACCTCGCCTGAAAATTTGTGATTTTGGTTATTCAAAG TCGTCTTTGCTTCATTCAAGACCTAAATCAACTGTTGGGACTCCTGCATACATTGCACCCGAGGTTCTTTCCAGGAGAGAATATGATGGCAAG TTGGCAGATGTATGGTCTTGTGGGGTGACTCTGTATGTTATGCTTGTTGGGGCATACCCTTTTGAAGATCAAGAAGACCCAAAAAATTTCAGGAAAACCATTCAA CGAATAATGGGGGTTCAATACAAGATCCCGGACTATGTTCACATCTCTCAAGATTGTAAACACCTTCTTTCGCGGATATTTGTTGCCAGTCCAATGAGG AGGCTTAGCATTAAGGATATAAAAAGCCATCCATGGTTTTTGAAGAACTTGCCAAGGGAATTAACTGAAGCAGCACAAGGTCTGTATTACAAGAGGGAAAATCCAACATTCTCTATCCAAAGTGTGGAGGACATAATGAAAATTGTGGAAGAAGCCAAGACTCCGCCTCCAGTTGCCCGTCCGATTGGAGGTTTTGGTTGGggagaggaagaagatgatgaagaggacatagaagaagaagaggtagatgatgacgacgatgaatATGAGAAAAGAGTTAAGGAGGCTCATGCGAGCGGTGAATTTACTATCAACTGA
- the LOC124937503 gene encoding DNA-directed RNA polymerase subunit 10-like protein — MIIPVRCFTCGKVIGDKWDTYLDLLQADYTEGDALDALGLVRYCCRRMLMTHVDLIEKLLNYNTLEKCEGT; from the coding sequence ATGATCATCCCTGTCCGTTGCTTCACTTGTGGGAAGGTTATTGGAGATAAATGGGACACGTATCTTGACCTTCTCCAGGCAGATTACACAGAAGGAGATGCTCTTGATGCACTAGGCTTAGTTAGGTACTGCTGTAGACGTATGCTCATGACCCATGTTGATCTCATCGAGAAGCTTCTCAACTACAACACTCTTGAGAAGTGTGAAGGAACCTAA